A single window of Scomber scombrus chromosome 12, fScoSco1.1, whole genome shotgun sequence DNA harbors:
- the ism1 gene encoding isthmin-1, whose protein sequence is MVRLAAELLLLLGLLLLTLHITVLRSSPLQQGNATLSLDTAHREQNNINAKSSSSAQLAPEDRRSGPEHRLAHRPATLPWAQGTGSNVHRDGPGAFLLDLHNFPDLSKADINGQNPNIQVTIEVVDGLEGHEPEKGLRKESKPSWASPNWRNWWPHTSSSSSSSSSTSSSSSTTHQTKDRDRSYGSKTEDSNFLRPPVDWDRRGGTGGGSKAQTEYDYMDGDGDWSNWSACSVTCGNGNQKRTRSCGYACTATESRTCDMPNCPGIEDAFKTAATEVSLLAGTDEFNATELFGVDTDSCERWMNCKSDFLKKYMSKVANDLPSCPCSYPTEVAYSTADVHDAPTRRDFRWKDASGPKEKLEIYKPTARYCIRSMLTLESTTLAAQHCCYDDNMKLITRGKGAGTPNLISTEFSADLHYKVDILPWIICKGDWSRYNQARPPNNGQKCPDNPQDEDFYKQIEEAREF, encoded by the exons ATGGTGCGACTGGCGGCggaactgctgctgctcctgggACTTCTTCTCCTTACCTTGCACATCACGGTGTTGCGGAGCAGTCCGCTGCAGCAGGGAAATGCAACTCTGAGCCTGGATACAGCACACAGAGAG cagaacaatataaatgcaaaaagTAGCTCATCGGCCCAACTGGCACCTGAAGACCGGAGATCTGGTCCAGAACATCGGTTGGCTCACCGGCCCGCCACCCTCCCCTGGGCGCAAGGCACAGGCAGCAACGTACACAGGGACGGCCCCGGAGCTTTCCTTCTAGATCTGCACAATTTCCCCGACCTCTCCAAAGCCGATATCAATGGACAGAACCCCAACATACAG GTGACCATTGAAGTGGTGGATGGGTTGGAGGGCCATGAGCCAGAAAAAGGACTTCGTAAGGAGAGCAAACCTAGCTGGGCTTCTCCTAACTGGAGAAACTGGTGGCCccacacttcctcctcctcctcctcctcctcctccacctcctcctcatcttcaacCACTCATCAGACAAAGGACCGCGACCGCTCCTACGGAAGCAAAACTGAGGACAGCAACTTCCTCAGACCGCCGGTAGACTGGGATAGAAGAGGAGGCACCGGAGGAGGAAGCAAAGCTCAAACTGAATATG ACTACATGGACGGCGATGGGGACTGGAGTAACTGGTCAGCGTGCAGTGTCACTTGTGGAAATGGCAACCAGAAGAGAACCAGGTCATGTGGTTATGCCTGTACAGCCACTGAGTCCAGGACCTGTGATATGCCCAACTGCCCAG GTATTGAAGATGCCTTCAAGACAGCGGCTACTGAAGTGAGCCTGCTCGCTGGGACAGATGAGTTCAATGCCACGGAGCTCTTTGGTGTTG ACACAGACAGCTGTGAGCGATGGATGAACTGCAAGAGCGACTTCTTGAAGAAATATATGAGCAAGGTGGCGAACGACCTTCCCAGCTGCCCTTGCTCTTACCCCACTGAGGTGGCATACAGCACGGCTGATGTACATGATGCTCCTACACGCAGAGATTTCCGTTGGAAAGATGCCAGCGGGCCAAAAGAGAAGCTGGAGATCTACAAGCCTACAGCGCGTTACTGCATCCGCTCCATGCTGACGCTGGAATCCACCACACTGGCTGCACAGCACTGCTGCTACGATGACAACATGAAGCTCATCACTCGCGGCAAAGGGGCCGGCACGCCCAACCTCATCAGCACAGAGTTCTCAGCCGACCTGCATTATAAGGTGGACATCTTGCCTTGGATCATCTGCAAGGGAGACTGGAGCCGCTACAACCAGGCAAGGCCACCAAACAACGGACAAAAGTGTCCTGACAACCCTCAGGATGAGGACTTCTACAAACAGATTGAAGAAGCAAGGGAATTCTAG